One segment of Brassica napus cultivar Da-Ae chromosome C3, Da-Ae, whole genome shotgun sequence DNA contains the following:
- the LOC106386166 gene encoding putative U-box domain-containing protein 46, which produces MEESTAESTAANADTLKVELKKLLIEILSNGGGEIEDRGESDASSGVLKAIDEAIRLLNRLREVESKKPESDIPSSSSSQSPKVEVPKEFKCILSNAIMIDPVTIASGNTYEKSYITELLKHAPKCPKTNEVLSHSLCTPNHLLDELITKWCIDNGYDRLKPPHEVVTELSRDGIESLLQRISSPSSDEDQNEAAKEIRCQTNKFPSVRNRFVALHPGAITTLIRPLSNFITKPELRENIITALFNISIVMENKEAIAQTDNVVGELRFSLSCGTMESRRNSASTFLSLLAIDSNKEIIGSKLMLIGLGSLIGEGETVTSLVAGSVVYQLCQDLKYREMATSAGVVPALMGKIEAGSYAAEFLIVLALLTTYERGVKEMEKRPEFIKHLFSILRKRSCLMSCENAVLIVINMWNLGRVAIVNEEENKHVTFAMLRKEESSVSLATNADMVLQWLKVYGTGKAPAIE; this is translated from the exons ATGGAGGAATCAACGGCGGAATCGACGGCAGCAAACGCCGATACTCTGAAGGTGGAGCTAAAGAAGCTACTGATTGAGATTTTGTCCAACGGAGGAGGAGAAATTGAAGATCGCGGTGAGAGTGACGCAAGTTCTGGAGTCTTGAAAGCAATTGACGAGGCGATTAGACTCCTGAATCGTCTGAGAGAAGTTGAATCGAAGAAGCCTGAATCTGACATCccatcttcttcgtcttctcagTCGCCTAAGGTGGAAGTGCCGAAAGAGTTCAAATGTATACTCTCGAATGCGATCATGATCGATCCTGTAACCATCGCCTCTGGGAAT ACCTATGAGAAAAGCTATATCACGGAGTTGCTGAAGCATGCACCTAAATGTCCCAAAACCAACGAAGTCCTCTCTCACTCATTGTGTACACCCAACCATTTGCTCGATGAGTTGATTACCAAGTGGTGCATAGACAATGGATATGATCGTCTAAAACCACCTCATGAAGTAGTCACTGAGCTGTCAAGAGATGGAATAGAGTCACTGCTCCAGAGGATCTCTTCTCCCTCCTCAGATGAAGATCAGAACGAAGCTGCAAAGGAGATACGCTGCCAGACCAATAAGTTTCCCAGTGTCCGAAATCGCTTTGTTGCTCTACACCCTGGAGCTATCACCACGTTGATCCGTCCACTTTCGAATTTCATCACGAAACCGGAGCTTCGAGAGAATATCATCACAGCATTGTTCAACATCTCGATTGTTATGGAGAATAAAGAAGCAATTGCCCAAACCGATAACGTGGTCGGAGAGCTCAGATTTTCTCTGTCATGTGGGACAATGGAGTCACGAAGAAACTCTGCATCGACTTTCTTGTCACTCTTAGCTATTGATTCTAACAAGGAAATCATCGGGAGCAAACTAATGCTGATTGGTTTGGGAAGCCTTATTGGTGAGGGTGAAACGGTAACCTCCTTGGTAGCCGGTTCCGTGGTGTATCAGCTCTGTCAAGATTTAAAGTACAGGGAAATGGCGACTTCTGCGGGTGTGGTTCCGGCGCTAATGGGGAAGATCGAAGCAGGAAGCTATGCGGCTGAGTTTTTGATTGTCTTGGCATTACTTACTACATACGAGCGTGGGGTTAAAGAAATGGAGAAGCGTCCAGAGTTTATCAAACATCTGTTCAGTATCTTGAGGAAACGGAGTTGCTTAATGTCTTGCGAGAACGCTGTATTGATCGTCATTAACATGTGGAACCTGGGTAGAGTGGCAATAGTCAATGAAGAGGAGAATAAACACGTGACATTTGCAATGCTCAGGAAGGAAGAATCATCAGTGAGTCTAGCTACGAATGCAGATATGGTTTTACAGTGGCTCAAGGTATACGGTACAGGTAAAGCTCCAGCGATAGAGTGA
- the LOC125575492 gene encoding putative U-box domain-containing protein 46, with product MEELTAANADTLRMELKKTMTEILDVGGVSEDRSETDGALVAVDEAVRILNRLREVESKMPDSATSSSSPASVLEVPKEFKCMLSRAIMSEPVVIASGQTYEKRYIQQWLMYKVTCPKTKEVLSHRLWSPNHVIAELITQWCQANKCDLPKPSDAPIGLFPDDIDLLLHRISSPSSVEDQTGAANELRRQTKRFADVTAFFVAEIPDSITRLLTPLSALGEAIDSNPGLQKNIITALLYISSLEENKTAVAQNPIVIPLLTKSLKQGTAKTRRNSANALWELSKLDSNKIHIGKSETLEALVLVIKEDHFTAAIGAAYAVFQLCCLPENRGKVVSEGLVPALINRIKERSYVYIYFALLSLMTIQKGVIEEMEDLGFVDDMCSILRNTSCSVTEENGVSIVLLRMCGLNTGDKDRERTRLKLIKEEEDKYSTFTKFATQGSQCAVAEAEAVLQWIKRSVTGEEP from the exons ATGGAGGAATTGACGGCAGCAAACGCCGATACTCTGAGGATGGAGTTAAAGAAGACGATGACGGAGATACTCGACGTCGGAGGCGTAAGCGAAGATCGCAGCGAGACTGACGGAGCCTTGGTAGCAGTTGACGAGGCGGTTAGAATCCTGAATCGTCTGAGGGAAGTTGAATCGAAGATGCCGGACTCAGCaacttcttcgtcttctccggCTTCTGTGCTCGAAGTGCCGAAAGAGTTCAAGTGTATGCTCTCGCGTGCTATCATGAGCGAACCTGTGGTCATTGCTTCTGGCCAG actTATGAAAAGAGATACATCCAACAGTGGCTGATGTATAAAGTGACATGTCCCAAGACCAAAGAAGTCCTCTCTCACCGTTTGTGGTCACCCAACCATGTGATCGCTGAGTTGATTACGCAATGGTGTCAAGCCAACAAGTGCGATCTGCCAAAACCATCTGATGCACCCATTGGACTATTCCCTGATGACATTGACCTATTGCTTCACAGGATCTCCTCTCCCTCCTCAGTTGAAGACCAGACAGGAGCTGCGAACGAGCTGCGTCGTCAGACCAAGAGATTTGCCGATGTCACGGCCTTCTTTGTCGCTGAAATCCCTGATTCCATCACACGGTTGCTCACTCCGCTCTCTGCTTTGGGCGAGGCCATTGACTCGAACCCGGGCCTTCAGAAGAATATCATCACCGCATTGCTCTACATCTCGAGTCTTGAGGAGAACAAAACAGCAGTTGCTCAGAACCCTATTGTGATCCCACTGCTTACAAAGTCGCTGAAGCAGGGGACAGCTAAGACACGAAGAAACTCCGCAAATGCTTTATGGGAACTTTCGAAACTTGATTCTAACAAGATCCACATCGGGAAATCAGAGACACTGGAGGCTTTGGTACTTGTTATCAAAGAGGATCATTTCACTGCCGCCATAGGTGCCGCTTATGCTGTTTTCCAACTCTGTTGCCTACCGGAGAACAGGGGCAAAGTGGTTTCAGAAGGTTTGGTTCCCGCGCTGATCAACAGGATTAAAGAACGAAGCTATGTGTatatctactttgctctcttgtCGCTTATGACTATACAAAAAGGGGTGATTGAAGAAATGGAGGATCTAGGGTTTGTCGATGATATGTGCAGTATCTTGAGGAATACGAGTTGCTCAGTGACTGAAGAGAACGGTGTATCGATCGTCCTCCTTCGCATGTGCGGTCTGAACACGGGTGACAAAGACAGAGAGAGGACTAGGCTGAAACTGATCAAAGAAGAGGAGGATAAATACTCGACATTTACAAAGTTTGCAACGCAAGGATCACAATGTGCAGTGGCAGAAGCAGAAGCGGTTTTGCAGTGGATCAAGAGGTCCGTTACAGGTGAAGAGCCATAA
- the LOC125575428 gene encoding disease resistance-like protein DSC2, whose protein sequence is MASSSCVSCGSLYDVFLSFRGEDVRKGFLSHVVKEFKSKGIETFIDNEMERGKSVGPTLVGAIRQSKVAIVLLSPNYASSSWCLDELVEIMKCREEGQQRVITVFYQVDPSDVRKQTGDFGQAFDETCVGKTEEVTHVWMQALKEVAGIAGYASSNWGSEADLINDLATNIMGLLALTPSNEFDDFVGIEPRVTEMKTMLSLQTKEVKVIGIWGPAGIGKTTAARVLYDQVSPKFQLSTFLENIKGSFERPCGSNDRQLKLRFQEKLLSQIFNQKDIVVGHLGVAPQKLSDKKVLVVLDEVDSWWQLEEMAKREWFGPGSMVIITTEDRKLLKALGLEANQIYEMKLSLDLGSNKIERENNVLYYFPWINKTWFCL, encoded by the exons ATGGCTTCTTCATCATGTGTGTCTTGCGGTTCGTTGTATGACGTCTTCCTGAGCTTCCGTGGAGAAGACGTGCGCAAAGGGTTTCTTAGCCACGTTGTGAAAGAGTTCAAAAGCAAGGGGATCGAAACGTTCATTGATAACGAGATGGAGCGTGGCAAATCTGTCGGTCCCACGCTTGTAGGAGCGATCAGACAATCAAAGGTCGCCATTGTTTTGCTCTCCCCTAACTACGCTTCTTCAAGCTGGTGTTTGGATGAGTTAGTGGAGATCATGAAGTGCAGGGAGGAGGGTCAACAAAGAGTGATAACCGTTTTCTACCAAGTGGATCCATCAGATGTTAGGAAGCAGACCGGAGATTTCGGACAAGCTTTCGATGAGACCTGTGTGGGGAAAACAGAAGAGGTGACGCATGTATGGATGCAAGCTCTGAAGGAAGTCGCGGGTATAGCTGGTTATGCCTCTAGCAactg GGGGAGTGAAGCTGATTTGATCAACGACCTTGCCACAAATATTATGGGTTTGTTGGCTTTGACACCATCAAATGAGTTCGATGACTTTGTTGGCATAGAACCTCGTGTCACGGAGATGAAAACGATGTTGAGCCTACAAACAAAAGAAGTTAAGGTGATTGGGATTTGGGGTCCTGCCGGGATTGGTAAGACGACCGCCGCCAGAGTTTTATACGACCAAGTCTCTCCTAAATTTCAGCTCAGCACGTTTTTGGAGAATATCAAAGGAAGTTTTGAGAGGCCTTGTGGTAGTAACGACCGTCAGTTGAAGTTGAGGTTTCAGGAAAAGTTGTTGTCTCAAATTTTCAACCAAAAGGATATCGTGGTTGGTCACTTGGGAGTGGCTCCACAAAAGCTGAGTGACAAAAAAGTGTTGGTTGTTCTTGATGAAGTGGATAGCTGGTGGCAACTAGAGGAAATGGCAAAAAGAGAATGGTTTGGTCCCGGAAGTATGGTTATCATTACAACCGAAGATAGAAAACTTCTCAAAGCACTTGGACTCGAGGCCAATCAAATCTACGAGATGAAACTTTCCTTGGATTTGGGTAGTAacaagatagagagagaaaataacgTCTTGTATTACTTTCCTTGGATCAATAAAACATGGTTTTGTCTTTAG
- the LOC106383468 gene encoding apyrase 2-like — protein sequence RSCVGVTISPAIVKASNVFCLYLSLKYKYRSRRRSFKVKSKLLALDQFALINPSFDLDPLQDPPQTTAPSGTGNGKIRYRSPSSPELMESGTAAVSSSGHHSPSHSSESHQGLLSVDGGKTTTAKRGIGRHESITDKIQRHRGILLLISVAILLIGLVLLLMPGRSTSDAVVEEYTVLNRKGGPNSRPPKNYAVIFDAGSSGSRVHVYCFDRNLDLLPLGNELELFVQLKPGLSAYPTDPRQAANSLVSLLDKAEASVPRELRPKTPVRVGATAGLRTLGHEASENILQAVKELLRDRSMLKTEANAVTVLDGTQEGAYQWVTINYLLRNLGKPYSDTVGVVDLGGGSVQMAYAISEEDAATAPKPLEGEDSYVREMYLKGRKYFLYVHSYLHYGLLAARAEILKVSEDSNNPCIVAGYDGTYKYGGDGFKAAAVQSGASLNECRRLTVNALKVNDTLCTHMKCTFGGVWNGGRGGGQKNMFVASFFFDRAAEAGFVDPKQPVATVRPIDFEKAAKKACSMKMDEGKSKFPRVEEDNFPYLCMDLVYQYTLLVDGFGLEPSQTITLVKKVKYGEHAVEAAWPLGSAIEAVSSP from the exons CGAAGTTGTGTGGGAGTTACTATCTCTCCCGCAATCGTAAAAGCCAGTAACGTCTTTTGTCTGTATCTCTCGCTCAAATACAAATACAGAtctagaagaagaagcttcaagGTGAAATCGAAGCTTTTAGCTCTAGATCAATTCGCTCTTATCAACCCATCGTTCGATCTGGATCCGTTACAGGATCCGCCGCAGACCACGGCGCCCTCCGGCACCGGCAACGGTAAGATCCGCTACCGTTCGCCTTCCTCCCCCGAGCTCATGGAGTCCGGAACCGCTGCCGTTTCCTCCTCCGGTCACCATTCTCCTTCTCATTCCTCCGAATCTCACCAGGGACTCCTCTCCGTCGACGGAGGGAAGACGACGACGGCTAAGCGTGGGATTGGACGGCACGAGTCTATCACCGACAAGATCCAACGCCATCGAGGTATCCTGCTCTTGATTTCGGTTGCGATTCTGCTTATCGGTCTCGTTCTTTTGCTGATGCCGGGGAGATCGACGTCCGACGCGGTCGTTGAAGAGTACACGGTGCTTAACCGTAAGGGAGGCCCCAACTCGAGGCCTCCGAAGAACTACGCTGTGATTTTCGATGCTGGAAGCTCTGGTAGCCGTGTTCATGTCTACTGCTTTGATCGGAATTTGGATCTTCTTCCTCTCGGGAATGAACTTGAGCTCTTCGTGCAG CTAAAACCGGGCTTGAGCGCATATCCTACTGATCCTCGACAAGCGGCTAACTCTTTGGTGTCTCTTCTTGACAAAGCAGAAGCTTCTGTTCCTCGCGAGTTGCGTCCTAAGACACCTGTCAGAGTTGGG GCAACTGCAGGTTTGAGGACGCTGGGTCATGAAGCATCTGAGAACATTTTGCAAGCG GTTAAGGAACTCTTGAGAGATAGAAGCATGCTGAAAACTGAGGCAAATGCTGTTACTGTGCTGGATGGTACCCAGGAAGGTGCTTACCAGTGG GTGACAATAAACTACTTGCTAAGGAACCTGGGAAAACCATACTCAGATACGGTTGGAGTGGTTGATCTTGGAGGGGGTTCGGTACAAATGGCATATGCTATATCCGAGGAAGATGCTGCAACTGCACCAAAGCCATTAGAAGGAGAGGATTCTTATGTTAGAGAAATGTATCTGAAGGGACGGAAGTACTTCCTTTATGTTCACAG TTACCTACATTACGGATTACTAGCCGCCAGAGCAGAGATCTTGAAAGTTTCTGAAGATTCAAACAATCCCTGCATCGTGGCAGGCTATGATG GCACTTACAAGTATGGAGGAGATGGGTTTAAAGCCGCTGCTGTGCAATCTGGCGCGAGTCTCAATGAGTGCAGGAGGTTAACCGTCAACGCACTCAAAGTGAATGATACACTATGCACACACATGAAATGCACATTTGGTGGAGTATGGAATGGTGGTCGAGGTGGTGGGCAAAAGAACATGTTCGTTGCTTCCTTTTTCTTCGATCGTGCTGCTGAG GCTGGATTCGTAGACCCCAAGCAACCTGTTGCTACAGTTCGTCCAATAGACTTTGAGAAAGCAGCAAAGAAAGCTTGTAGTATGAAGATGGATGAGGGAAAATCGAAGTTCCCGCGTGTGGAGGAAGATAATTTCCCTTACTTGTGCATGGATCTCGTTTACCAATATACTCTGCTCGTTGATGGATTCG GATTGGAGCCATCACAGACGATAACATTAGTGAAGAAGGTGAAATACGGAGAGCACGCAGTGGAAGCTGCGTGGCCATTGGGTAGCGCCATTGAGGCTGTATCCTCACCGTGA